AAAATACAAAAACCATACCAAAAATCAAAGAAATATAGCCCGCACCACTACTTGTTACTTCTTGATAAGCTGAACCTGACCAAGCAATAGAATAATCCTCGCCTAAAGTCTGTTTAGCTACTTCGCTAATGGCAGTAATAGCTTGTCCCGAGGTATATCCCATAGCAGGATCGCCTTGAATTTGAGCCGCTGGGAAAAGATTAAAACGCTTCACATCATCTGGTCCAGCACTTCTTTTTAAAGTTAAAATTGAATCTAAAGCTATAGTAGAACCATCATTAGATCTTACATAAATATTTTTAAGTGCTTCTTGGGTATTTCTAAAATCCCCTAAAGCCCTAACATTAACTTGGAAATTTTTTCCTAACATTGTAAAATCATTAACATAATAAGTCCCAATAGTTGAACTAATAGTGTCAAAAACATCTTGCATATTAAGTCCGTAAAGTTTTAACTTATCACGATCAATTTCCAATTTAAACTGCGGAAAACTTGTATCTAAAGTTGTTCTAACATTGGCAAGCTCTGGTCTTGTTCTTGCTACTTCAAGCATTTTATTTACATCGTTTTGAATTTCATCATAACTTTTTCCACTTCTATTTTGCACATACATTTCAAAGCCACCAGTGATACTCAAACCTGGAATTGGAGGTGGATTTACAAAGAAACTTTGTGCATTTCTATCACCTGCATATTTTTTACTTAAATGTGCAATGATATCAAAAGAACTAACATTTCTATCATTCCAATTTTCCAAAGAAATAAACATTGCTGCTGCATTTTCTTTCAAAGAACTTGTAAACAAATCATAACCTATCATAGCCATACTACTTTGCACTCCATTAGTTTGCATTACTTCTTTAGAAAGATTATCCACTTCTTCTATAGTTCGATACAAAGATGAAGCCGCTGGTAGATTAATAATACTCATTACCGTTCCTTGATCCTCAAGAGGCACTAAAGAATTTGGAACTTGCTTATAAAGATAATAAGTTCCACCCAACATCACACAAAAAAGAATTAAAAATATGGCTATTCTTCGGAGCGTAAAAGCAACCCCTGCGCTAAAAACTTTGGTAGACCAATCAAAAAAATCATTGAATTTTTGAACAAAATAAAAAGGCTTAGACTCATTGCGTCTTAAAAATAAAGCACACAAAGATGGAGTTAAAGTTAGAGCCACAAAACCCGAAATAGCAACCGAAATTGCCAAAGTTAATGCAAACTGTTTTTGAATTTGTCCAACAAAACCTGAAGTAAAAGCAACAGGAATAAACACAGCACAAAGAACCAATACTATTGAAACAACAGGAGAGGCAACTTCTTGCATCGCCTTAATAGCTGCTTCTTTGATAGTAATATCTGGTTCTTCGTGCATAATTCTATCTATATTTTCAACCACAATAATAGCATCATCAACAACAATACCAATAGCTAAAACTAAAGCAAAAAGAGTCAGCAAATTTACACTAAATCCTAAAACATATAAACCAGCAAAAGTCCCCAAAATAGAAACTGGCACAGCAATCATTGGGATAATAGTCGCACGGAAATTTTTAAGGAACAAATACATTACTATAAGAACAAGTACCAAAGCTTCTGCAAAAGTTTTCATCACTTCTTTAATAGAAGCATTAACAAAAATCGTCGTATCATAAGGCACTTTATAAGACAGACCTTGTGGAAAACTCTTGGATAATTCTTCTAATTTTTTTGCCACCAATTCAGCTGTTTTAACCGCATTAGCCCCAGACTGCAAGTTAATAATAATAGGCACCGCATCATTTCCATTTAAGCGCCCTTGTGAGCTATATTGTTGTGAACCAAGTTCTATATTCGCAACATCCTTTAGTCGCAAAAATGATCGGTCTTCATTAACTTTTAAAATAATATTGCCAAATTCTTCTGGATTTTGAAGCCTTCCTTGCATAGTAATAGAAAACACTTTTGGAGATTTTTGCACAACAGGCTCTTCTCCAATTTTCCCTGTAGCATACTGTGCATTTTGCTCATTAACCGCAGCTAAAACTTCAGATGCTGTAACACCATATTTGCTTAATAAATCAGGCTTTAGCCATATACGCATAGAATAATTTCTATTTCCAATAGCAAAAGCATCACCCACACCAGGTACTCTTTTCAAATCATCTAAAATATTTAAAGTAATATAATTATACACATCAACAGCACTCATACTGCCATCGGTTGAATACACGGAAATAGCTTGCAAAATACTTGAGGAGGATTTTCTAACTGTAACCCCAAGCTTTTTAACTGCTTCAGGTAATTTTGCGGTAGCGGCTGAAATTCTGTTATTAACATCTACCGTAGCTTGATCAGGATCTGTTCCTATATTAAAATAAACAGTTAATCTCATTTGTCCCGAAGAACTTGAAGTTGAATCCATATAAATCATATTTTCAACCCCATTAATCGCATCTTCTATAGGTGTTGCGACAGTCGAGGCAATAGTTTGCGCATCTGCTCCTGTATAAGTTGCACTCACGCTAACAGTTGGTGGTGTTAATGAAGGATATTGCTCTACAGGTAAATTCATATAACTAATTATACCCGCAATGGAAATAATAATCGCCACAACAGAAGCGAATACTGGTCTTTCTATAAAAAATTTAGAAAACATTATTTGCTCCCAACTTCAACAACTTCTGAGCCTATTCTGATTTTTTTAAAATTATCCATAATAATCTTATCTCCATTTTTTACACCTTCGCTTACTATGGCATATTCGTTATTTTGATAAATAATTTTAATAGGACTTTTTTCAACTTTACCATTAACTAAGGTATAAACATACACTTCATTTTGATTTTGCAAAATAGCTATTTGAGGAATTTTAAAACCGTTTTTTTGAACAAAACCTTCAGTTGTAATTGTGGTAAAAGTTCCAGGAAGTAAACTGCCATCTTTATTTTTAAATTTACCTTTTGCTTTAACGCTTCCACTATTGGCATCAATTATAGAGTCGATAAAATCAAGTTTTCCTGTAATGGTTTTTCCACTCACCACAATTTGAGTATCGATGTTTTTCAATTCCCATTTTCCTGTTTTTAAATTGCGATTGATATTTAATTTATCTGTATCAGAAATATAAAATTCTGCATAAATAGGATCTAAATTTGTAATCCTTACCAAATCAGAACTGGTAGCATTAACATAATCACCCACATCAACCAAAGAATCACCTAAAATTCCATCAAATGGAGCACTTACTTCAGTGTATCCAAGATCTAATTTAGCATCTTGTAATTTTGCTTCTGCGTTCTTTAATGTGGCTTCTGCGTTATTGAAGGCAGCTAAAGTCGTATCATAATCTTTTTGAGAAATAGCCTTTTTTTCAATTAGAACTTTATTTCTTTCATGTTCTTTTTTAGCATTACTTAAAGTAGACTTTGCAAGTGCAACTTCCGCAATAGCCATATCTACGCTAGCTTTATACTTATCAGGTTCTATCAAAAAAAGCTTATCATCTTTTTTTACCTTATCACCAGCTTTAAAATACTTCTTCACTATCGCACCACTTACTTTTGGCTTGATAATTACATCCATATCTGTTACAAGTCTTGCCGGATAAGAAAAACTTAAAGGTATATTTTCAGCTTTTGCCACATAAACACTTACAGCTTGAGGTGGCATTTTCTTCTGTTGTTGAGTTTTTGTTGCATTTTTATCCAACATTAACTTGAGTTTATCACACCCACTTAGTAACAATAAACTTGATACAACCAAAACTGTATATTTCGATAAAAATTTCATATTCTACCTTTTATTATTAATTTTTTATTTCGTAACCAATATTACAAAAATATATTGACGCAAATTCTATATTAAATTTGATTAATAGTTAGCAAATAGCATTCCTAATTTCAAACTCTACCTTTTTAAAGTGAATTTTGTGTGAATTTTATTTTTCAAAATTTCCGGTAGGAATTCCATTTAAAAACAACCTTACAACAAAATCCACATGTTCTTCTTGCTCTGCCTTATTCATAGGAGCTAAATCTGTTAAAATATGAAGATTATGAAAGGGCTGTATAAGCATAGTGCAAAAAATTTCCGAAAGTTTTTTTGCATTATTAGCTATAAAATTGTTCGTACTTTTGGAAAAATAATCATTCAAAACATTTCTGGCAAACATTTTATCGTCATCATCTAGCCATTTAGCGAGCCGTTGCTTACTATCATAAACTCTCGAAAAAATAATCTTTCCTATGGAAATGACTTGAGTTTGATTAAAAATTTCTACAAAAACCATTCCAAAAGATCGCAAAACATCTTCCAACTCGTTACTGTAAATATCTCCCATTTTAAATGATATTAATTCAGCGTGTTCTTTGCATAAATCACTTAAAATTTCAAAAAATAAACCTTCTTTATTTGTAAAAAAATCATAAATATTTGAAAAAGAACCATTTGCCTGCTTAATAATCTCACTTAAACTTGTTTCATCATAACCTTTTTGTAAAAAAAGCTGCAAGGCAATGGCTTTGATCTTTTCTCTACGAGCAAGATTTTTCTTTGTCAAAGGTTTATTTTGCTCTTGCACGCTCTAACTCCGTTGTTTTTGGATAAACAAAAATAGAATTTCTTTTAACAACAATGCGTTCTTTATCATCTATGGCATAAGCTGTAATAATTATAGGGATAATACTGTCTTTTTTATCATCACTAGCCAATTCCTTTATAGCCTTTAAAACAACTATTTTTTTAGCTTTTGCATTTGCCTCTAACTTAAATGGAGCACTTGGACGCACAATTTTAATATTTTGCTCATTACTTCCTTGAATTTGAACATCAAAATAATACTCATGAGTTTTATTATCAGTATTTTGAAATAAAAGGGTATATGCATTGGTAATTTCTAAGCCATTTTGTTTGTTTTCTATGCTATAAAGTTCGCTACTACGATTGACATTTAAAAGCATATTTTCTTTAGTTTGACTCATTAAAATTAAAGCAATTAATGCTATAAGTAAAACAATACTGTAAGCAACAGTTCTAAATCTAAAATATTTTACTTTTTGTCTTGTTTTTATGGCTTCTGAACTAGTCCAATTAATTAAACTTGGACGATTAAATTTAGCTTGAATTTTAGAACATGCATCAGCACACTCAAGACAATTAATACAATCAAGCTGCATTCCTTGTCTAATATCAATATGTGTAGGACATACACTTACACAAGCTTCACAACCTATACATTCGCCTTCTGGTGGTTTTTTATAAAGCTTAGTTTTACCATCATACACTACTCCGCCTCTTTGATCATCATAAATCACTTGCACAGTATGCCGATCAAACATTACTGATTGAATTCTTGCATAAGGACAAACATAAACACAAAATTTTTCCGCCAAATAAGTTACATCTAAAGTCAAAAATAAAGAAGCGCAAAAGATAATTCCCATAAGCAACAAATGCTCACTAGGATTTTGTATATATACAAAAAAATCTTCAGGCGGTATA
This genomic interval from Campylobacter sp. CCS1377 contains the following:
- a CDS encoding multidrug efflux RND transporter permease subunit; this encodes MFSKFFIERPVFASVVAIIISIAGIISYMNLPVEQYPSLTPPTVSVSATYTGADAQTIASTVATPIEDAINGVENMIYMDSTSSSSGQMRLTVYFNIGTDPDQATVDVNNRISAATAKLPEAVKKLGVTVRKSSSSILQAISVYSTDGSMSAVDVYNYITLNILDDLKRVPGVGDAFAIGNRNYSMRIWLKPDLLSKYGVTASEVLAAVNEQNAQYATGKIGEEPVVQKSPKVFSITMQGRLQNPEEFGNIILKVNEDRSFLRLKDVANIELGSQQYSSQGRLNGNDAVPIIINLQSGANAVKTAELVAKKLEELSKSFPQGLSYKVPYDTTIFVNASIKEVMKTFAEALVLVLIVMYLFLKNFRATIIPMIAVPVSILGTFAGLYVLGFSVNLLTLFALVLAIGIVVDDAIIVVENIDRIMHEEPDITIKEAAIKAMQEVASPVVSIVLVLCAVFIPVAFTSGFVGQIQKQFALTLAISVAISGFVALTLTPSLCALFLRRNESKPFYFVQKFNDFFDWSTKVFSAGVAFTLRRIAIFLILFCVMLGGTYYLYKQVPNSLVPLEDQGTVMSIINLPAASSLYRTIEEVDNLSKEVMQTNGVQSSMAMIGYDLFTSSLKENAAAMFISLENWNDRNVSSFDIIAHLSKKYAGDRNAQSFFVNPPPIPGLSITGGFEMYVQNRSGKSYDEIQNDVNKMLEVARTRPELANVRTTLDTSFPQFKLEIDRDKLKLYGLNMQDVFDTISSTIGTYYVNDFTMLGKNFQVNVRALGDFRNTQEALKNIYVRSNDGSTIALDSILTLKRSAGPDDVKRFNLFPAAQIQGDPAMGYTSGQAITAISEVAKQTLGEDYSIAWSGSAYQEVTSSGAGYISLIFGMVFVFLILAAQYERWLMPVAVITAVPFAAFGSLLFVWFRELNNDIYFQTGLLLLIGLSAKNAILIVEFAMEEHLKKGKSIFDASVAAAKLRFRPIVMTSLAFGFGILPLVFAYGAGSASRHALGTGLLGGIIAASTLALFFVPLFFYILESFNAWLDKKRGKIHE
- a CDS encoding efflux RND transporter periplasmic adaptor subunit is translated as MKFLSKYTVLVVSSLLLLSGCDKLKLMLDKNATKTQQQKKMPPQAVSVYVAKAENIPLSFSYPARLVTDMDVIIKPKVSGAIVKKYFKAGDKVKKDDKLFLIEPDKYKASVDMAIAEVALAKSTLSNAKKEHERNKVLIEKKAISQKDYDTTLAAFNNAEATLKNAEAKLQDAKLDLGYTEVSAPFDGILGDSLVDVGDYVNATSSDLVRITNLDPIYAEFYISDTDKLNINRNLKTGKWELKNIDTQIVVSGKTITGKLDFIDSIIDANSGSVKAKGKFKNKDGSLLPGTFTTITTEGFVQKNGFKIPQIAILQNQNEVYVYTLVNGKVEKSPIKIIYQNNEYAIVSEGVKNGDKIIMDNFKKIRIGSEVVEVGSK
- a CDS encoding TetR/AcrR family transcriptional regulator, whose product is MQEQNKPLTKKNLARREKIKAIALQLFLQKGYDETSLSEIIKQANGSFSNIYDFFTNKEGLFFEILSDLCKEHAELISFKMGDIYSNELEDVLRSFGMVFVEIFNQTQVISIGKIIFSRVYDSKQRLAKWLDDDDKMFARNVLNDYFSKSTNNFIANNAKKLSEIFCTMLIQPFHNLHILTDLAPMNKAEQEEHVDFVVRLFLNGIPTGNFEK
- the ccoG gene encoding cytochrome c oxidase accessory protein CcoG encodes the protein MSKITNYVLKRYWWYGLTTIVIFVLPFITINGNHFFLLSFDHKKLNLLFTAFDTQELYLMPFVLIGLFLTIFFVTTLAGRVWCAWSCPQTIFRVIYRDLIQTKILGIRKSIQDKQKEYSGDYIKKIIAVLLFYCISIIAVSNLLWYFIPPEDFFVYIQNPSEHLLLMGIIFCASLFLTLDVTYLAEKFCVYVCPYARIQSVMFDRHTVQVIYDDQRGGVVYDGKTKLYKKPPEGECIGCEACVSVCPTHIDIRQGMQLDCINCLECADACSKIQAKFNRPSLINWTSSEAIKTRQKVKYFRFRTVAYSIVLLIALIALILMSQTKENMLLNVNRSSELYSIENKQNGLEITNAYTLLFQNTDNKTHEYYFDVQIQGSNEQNIKIVRPSAPFKLEANAKAKKIVVLKAIKELASDDKKDSIIPIIITAYAIDDKERIVVKRNSIFVYPKTTELERARAK